The following nucleotide sequence is from Tardiphaga sp. 709.
GGATCGACGATCACCTTGCCGCTGATCGTGGCAAGGCCCGTGACGTTGGTCCTGTCCGACGTGGTGCCGGAGACCTGCACCAGATAGGTCGATGCCGCCGTCATCGTCAAGCTGCCGCTGACGGTGAGCGTGCCGATCGAATTGCCGGGCGCCAGCGTGCCGCCATTGATCGCCGTGGTGCCGACGACGCCGGTGCCGCCCAGCGTACCGCCGGCATTCACCGTCAGGCTGGCTGCCGAGGTGATGTCGCCATTGACGCTGAGCGTGCCACCACTGACGTTCACCGGTCCCGCGAACGTGCTGGTGCCGGTCAGCGTCCAGTTCGACGCGTCGACCTTGTTGAAGGTGCCAAAGCCGGAATATTGCGCGGTGTCGCCGACTAGCGAGACATCGAATGTGCCGGCGCCGGTGCCGCCGAGCTGCAAGATGTCGGCGACACCCGGCACGTAACCCAGAGCGATCTGAAACGGGCTGGCGCCGCCAATCACCTGGCCCACGATGACCGACGTCGGCCCCAGCGTCAGCGTCATGGGATCGCTGATCGGTGTAAAGTGTGCGAAGTGTATCGCAGCCGTTTGACCGCTGATGATGCCAGCATTGAACAGCGTGAAGCCGGCTTTGCTCTGCACGCTGACGCCAGTTCCGCCCGTTCCTGTGACGCTCGCGCCGTTGCCGATCGTCAGCGAGCCGCTGCCTGTGTCGATGCCGATGCCTCCTTCGCCGCTGATAATGGCTCCGGCGCCGATCGTGGCCGTGGTGATGCCACCCGGCGCCTGGAGGACGAGTCCTCCTCCTATTGCGGCGCTGACAACGGTTCCGGCGCCGATTGTGGCCGTGGTGTTGCCGGTGATCGTATGGGCAAAAATAGCGTCAACGATTGCGCTGATGGAAGCTCCATCGCCGACCACGAGATTTACATTGCCGAATGGCGAACCGACATCGATGGCGTTCTGGAAGCTGCCGCTGAGCGTCAAGCCGTTGGCAACAGTCACGGTGGCAGTCCCAGTTCCGCTGGAAGCCCGCACAGCCGCGTTGTTGGTCGATGTGACGTTCCCCGGGACGTTCACCGTGGCTGTTCCCAAATCGGCGATCGCATAGAGGCCCGCCCCGCCGGCGGTGTTGTTGACGGCGCCGTTCCAGGCAATCAGCGCATTGCCGGGGCCGTTGCCGGCCACCCACGCCTTGATGGTGCCGGCACCGTCGGCACTCGTCACGCTGCCGGACCCCGTCACCGTGGCGTTTCCGTCGAAGGTCGACGCAAACAGGGCGGCGTCTGCCGATGTAATGGGACCGTTGTAGGTGATGATCGCGTTGCCCACGCCGACGGTCGTGGCGCTGATGCCGGCGGTTGTGGATGTGACGTTGCCGGATCCAGTGATGAAGACGTCGCCGCCGCTGGACTGTCCGAAGATGGTACCGTTCACGGTGGCGTTGGAATTGATCTGGATCTTGCCGTTGCCTGTCGTCAGCGCCGCGAGGCCTCCGGTGCCAATCGCCGCAGTATTGAGAATGTCGATCGTGCCAGTGGTGCCTTGCGCATTGACCGCGTTCGTCGCGGCATTGCCGACATAGCTGATGTCCCCGAAATCGTTGCTGAGGGTCACGATCTGGGGGATGCCGAAGTTCGTGTCGCTGTGGGTGAAGGTCAGGCTGCCGGGAGCGGTCACTGTCACGCTGGCGGGGCCGGTGTCGATCTGCGCGCCCGGATTGACGGTGACGACCGTTGTGCCGGCAAAACTCGTGATCAGCATGCCGCCGGTCGCCGGGTTGGCCGCATCGCAGGTCACGCTGCCGGTGTTCTCGCCGACACAGGCCGCGAGCGCCTCCGATGGCACGACCGTCCCGGCCAGCGACGCCAGCAGCGCGGTTGAACCAAGCCAGGTGACGGGGCGAATAGTTTTTGATGCGGCGGAGGCGGCCCGGGGGCTCGACCTTTCGCCGTAAGCCTCAGGGCAATTGGCTACGTGCTTCCCGGTAAGCAATAGCGCCGTCTGCAGCAACGTCTTCGAACCGAGCCTGCACTTCATAACTTAACTCCAAAACGCCAAGCGCATTTGCTTTCGACAAGAAGTCCCG
It contains:
- a CDS encoding autotransporter domain-containing protein, which gives rise to MKCRLGSKTLLQTALLLTGKHVANCPEAYGERSSPRAASAASKTIRPVTWLGSTALLASLAGTVVPSEALAACVGENTGSVTCDAANPATGGMLITSFAGTTVVTVNPGAQIDTGPASVTVTAPGSLTFTHSDTNFGIPQIVTLSNDFGDISYVGNAATNAVNAQGTTGTIDILNTAAIGTGGLAALTTGNGKIQINSNATVNGTIFGQSSGGDVFITGSGNVTSTTAGISATTVGVGNAIITYNGPITSADAALFASTFDGNATVTGSGSVTSADGAGTIKAWVAGNGPGNALIAWNGAVNNTAGGAGLYAIADLGTATVNVPGNVTSTNNAAVRASSGTGTATVTVANGLTLSGSFQNAIDVGSPFGNVNLVVGDGASISAIVDAIFAHTITGNTTATIGAGTVVSAAIGGGLVLQAPGGITTATIGAGAIISGEGGIGIDTGSGSLTIGNGASVTGTGGTGVSVQSKAGFTLFNAGIISGQTAAIHFAHFTPISDPMTLTLGPTSVIVGQVIGGASPFQIALGYVPGVADILQLGGTGAGTFDVSLVGDTAQYSGFGTFNKVDASNWTLTGTSTFAGPVNVSGGTLSVNGDITSAASLTVNAGGTLGGTGVVGTTAINGGTLAPGNSIGTLTVSGSLTMTAASTYLVQVSGTTSDRTNVTGLATISGKVIVDPLRPLGVTTTYTILNAGTRTGTFDSVSIDNFFARNARLSYVGNDVLLTLDPGLLGPILPGSAGTNQRTVAGAIDNAITGGAVLPSGFNALYLLSGNELLTRLSQASGETATGAQQTTFDAMTQFMGVMTDPFTAGRGTAQAGAAGYADETLAYAAKRAPSDALAAIYRKAPPMAPAFQARWNVWAAGFGGSRNTDGNTVVGSSDTRSSIGGVAVGADYWFSPNTLAGFSLAGGGTNFSVANGGSGRSDLFQAGAFVRHTVGSAYITAAAAYGWQDITTDRVVGGDRLRAQFNANSYSGRVEGGNRYLMSSLGGVGFTPYAAAQVTALDLPSYAETAGGGANTFALAYAGKTVTSTRSELGFRIDKSFAVTDAILTLRGRVAWAHDFNSDRYASATFQTLPGASFFVNGAAQASDAALTTASAEMKWTNGWTVAGTFEGEFSDVTRSYAGKGVVRYAW